The genomic interval AAGACTAAACTGGCGTCTCGAATAAATCACATGCAGACAGTTTTGAAGCACGGCTACTCTATGCTGACCCGTGCTGCTCCTCATCCCTGTTGCTCGGGGACTTCTGGACcaaatctcttcttctccttacTCGCCCTTTTCCCTACACTCCACAGCCGCTAGCTTCCCGCACACCGTCTCCAATACGAACGCGGGGCaggttggaaggaagggggtCATACCAGCTAAGATTTTGATGGTTGATGAGATTGCCTCGTGCCGTGCCTGCATCGAAAGGAGTGTCACCAATTGTCACTCGTCTGTGCTTGCTCCTGTTTCTGCGAGGAACGCGGCTAAGAGATGGTTAGCGCAAGGAAACGGAGTAAAAGCGGGGCACATGTATATATACTCACTCAACTTTCATCCCACGCACTCGGGTTGATGTAAGCCAAAGATGTCTGCCACGCCGGACACCCCACTTCCTCAGTTCcacctccatcatccttttcttctctatcatcctgctccttctATTGCGGGTAATGCCTCTGTTTGTAGTATCTCGACCAACAGCGCCATACAGTATCAGGTGCCCAGTCCATGTCGAAGCAGCAGTTCTCAACTCGGTGTCAGCCCTGCGCCGTCGTGGGACCCAGCGGAGACTAGGCAAAGCTGGGGTGGCTACGAATGGTGTGGTCAGGAAGGCACCTATGCTTCCGGTTCGAGGCCCGTGGATCAATACCATAATCAGACAACCACAACCAATACTTACAGTTTCCAGCCGCCGCGTACAAATTCTTATGCACATTCTCAACCGGCCAAGTTTTACAGCATCAATCAAACTCCATCTTTCCCACAATCTTACATTCCGACGCCAAACAACAGCTCGccacctctcctccctcatcAACATACTCACCTAcccactctccctcctcgcgAGGATAGTGCACATTTACCCCTCTATCACTCTTTTGAAACCTTTGATCttcgtccttctctccagttTCTGGCATCAAAAACTCCTCCACCTGAGAAGCCATTGCCGCCTCCTCCTACGCTTGTGAACTCCATTCCTATACATCAGAGACCGATACCCCCAAGGACGATGAGTGACAGTGAGATCGCGAAGACAGACGGTGCCGGGCCCGCTGCATTCGCGTGTCTTTCGATGGACTTTGGTTTGAGTTCTGGTATGCCGGATCCTGGGACTAAATCTTGTGAGACTTGTGGGTCGATTCTTTAATGAGCCCAAAAGCTGATGAAAGGTGGTCCAGCGGCAGTATCACCACCTACAACATGTTTTGCACCAGGTCAAAACCCCTGGGGAGGTAATTCAGCAGTGCGGGATCCCATCGCTCAAGGTCGCAATCAAGGTCAACACGGTATAGGAGGAGTAAGTGTCAACGGCTTTGAAGTGATTTTCAATGACCCTTTTCACTCTCCGGACACGATGGTACCCCCATCCATAAGCCTTCCTTGTTTATCCCCCACGACACCGATCAAGTTCCGATTCGCCAAACATCAGCAAGTCGAACTCCAGCTCCAACCTCAAccccatcttcatcgtgATACTCAGTTGCAACATCAAGCGTCACCCATTCCTGTCTCTTCCCGTCCCATAACCCAGCCGGCAAATCGTACGAGATCTTCTAGGCCGCTTTTCCGGACGAGATCTCATTCGTACCCTAATCAGTTAGGTAGCCTTCCTCTTACATCAACTGAGCCGATGAGTCACATTCCCGTTTACACTGATATGGTAAAcgagagaggaaagagaacaaATGAGAATGGGTTCACTACATCTGTAAGTATGcagcttcttttccatctccaagGACGTAAAATTTAGACTTCATTAATTAGGGTTTCGACAGCTCGTTCCACTCATCAAGTGCTACCACAGCCAGACCGACGCCGGGAACTCTGCATTTTTCGGCCACTGTCCCTGGCGATTTCGATATGAATGAGCAGTTAATTGAATCCAAGCTTCAGTCGAAATGTCATTTTGATCAGTCAGACCATCTCCCTCTGATGACAACGGAGCCAATGAGCCTGGTGCCAATTGCAGATAATTTACCATCACGCGCAGTTCGTACATCAGCGgggttgaggagaaggaggccaTCCGATGGACGGTCAACAAAAGTGAATGAAGGACGGGCGAAGAAGCGCGTGAGAACGACGTTAAGCGGATTAAAACACTTCGTCAGTGCTTTACATGACTCGAAATGAGTGTGCTGACCTGTGAACAGAAAAGGTTTACTTGCTCCGAGTGCTGCGAAGGGTTCACAAGGAAGAATGACATGGATGTGAGTCTTGCGATCTGCCAACTTAATGCCTGAGCTAATGATTCGGCGCCAGCGCCATATGCAATGCAAGCATTGTAAGTAAGCTTCCATGCACATTTACGAGGTTTATCGTAACTCATGTTTTGCTATCAAGCCGACAAGTTACCCTTTGTTTGCCCTGCTTGTAGCAAAGCATTTGTAAGTCTCACCTTTCTTTGTGAACAACAAATCTACAGTCGACAACCTGTCCCTGACAAAGTTTGACTCTGAATAGGGGCGTAAGGACAAATTGGATCTGCATATCGAAAGAAGCGAAGATTGTAAGCGTAGTGCACCTCCCAAAGAACGTAggttcatcttccaaaggAAAGCTTAGTAGACTCGTTGATCCATACTGGCTGCAGAACGCTTAGTACGCCATCGTGGGTCGCCAAAAAGCCACATGAGAACGGCGGAGCCTTGTCGCATTGAATAATCGCCGCCTTATCAAACAATGGGCTTCACTTTCACGATTTGACGAGGTTTGGTGCGTTGTATGGGGCGGACGTTCGATTTCTCTATTACTGTATCTGCGGGGTTTCCGtgtttttcttcattcGGTTTTGGGTTTGATCACTTTTTATATCCCCTATTATGTGCCCTGCTGTATAGTAGGCTGTGACTTTCTATTTCCCACTGTGTATCGTGCGTATTACGAGTTGGTTTTAGGTCCATAGCCAGCCGCCGTAGTGGCATTTGTCCTTTGAGCATGCAACACCATCATCTGAAACTCGATCAACCACTCGTACGTACAGATATGCAAAGCTCTCATGAACCAGCTATGGTAAGCCGACACCATCCCAAACCCCAGCAGCCGCTTCATTACcgctcttctccaagaTCTCTTTCAGCTCCCCGCTCAATAATTCTCCCAGCTTGACACCTTCTTTGCGGTGATGCACCCAGCTGCCGTTGATGTATTCAAAACGTGAAGGACCAGAGACTGGAGACGACATCCAAATTTGAAGGTTGGGTGGTTGTTTGTTGAGGACATACGTGCCGTATGGGGGAAGGGTAAGGTTGAGGACGCCAGACTGTGAGACATCGCCAGAGCAGAGGTGTTTTATCAGCTCTCTTGCCTTTTGTAATGCCATAAAAACACGCACAGAATACTCAATCTCCCAGTTCCCATTCCCGAAATCTTCGCAGAAAATCTCCAGACTTTCATTTAACGTCTCCATATCTCGCTCAGAAACATGTTCGTATTCGTCGTGCGAAAGCGTTGATGTTGGGGGTCTGAAGGTTGGTGAGCGTTGCAGTTAGGAAAGCACAGGTACATAGACATAcggtggaagaggttggGATTGACGAGGAAGGGACGTAACAAACGTTCTTGCGGATGTTGCCCTTGAACGAAGGAGCGGGGAAGCGCGAGCCGAACGAGCGATCACGGGAGAAGCTGATCTCTCCGTTAGTGGACGTAAAGCTCTGAGGGATTTATTAAGGCAGTTTTTGGCAGCGAGCATGGTGAGCCTTATTTGACGATGTGAATGGAATGAGGCCTGTTTGGCGAGAAGAGTACGAGATCAAAATTGTAACTGCTGATTCGAAACCAAATACGAAATGAAGCATTGAATCGTAATTCCGACAGATGTCGTCGTCGGCGTGAATGTCGTTGCGTCAGCAAGAGGAAGCAGTCACGTGATTCCTGATGCAAGCGACTTGCCGGACATTGGCCGGTCTCCGAAGTTCCCCGGATGCTGTCCACAAACTAGCAAAGATAACTCGCTCAAAACTGTCCGGATCTCGGTACGTTCATGATATCGGTGCCTCTGGACCAGTGTCCTGATGTGCCGGCGGCGGTCTCTCGGTTTTCCAAAGCAAATCACTGGATCGGATCAAACTCGGCAAAGTGTGTTTTCATGTTTCATGTTTCTTTCGTGTTCGCTCTTTTATCCTTTTAGTTCTTCCAGGCAGAGGAACCCGACAGAATCCTTCAAAGAACTCATCAATCACGAGCTTTGACTTTGGTACGTCTTCATTCTCTGCCTACGTGTTTTTATCCTCTGCCTGTGTGTTTTTATCCTTTGTGTGTCTTATCCTCCGCGGTGtatcttccatcctctgccTGTGTGTTCGTAAAAGCCTTTCCGAAGTCAAAAGGGAAAGGCCCAAGCAATtgagaggggaagagtCTGATGGGAAGGTATGTCTTGTGTCTCCTTGAACGCTTCTTCGCTTCCATATATGCGACCAAGCATTCTCATATTTGTCCACCCCCTACAATTGGACGAGTGAGGAATGCCCAGTTTGAAAGATCAAGGGCTGAGAACCGCCTGCAAGACCATGTAGCGATGTGGAGTCAAGCTCAGTAGTATAATACGCGGCCTGCTGCATACTGCTTGCCCTGACAAGTCACGTGTACTGTATGAACATCCTTTTGCTTCACTCTCCTAGTTCGAATCAAGTTCTGGAAGATACGGAACACTAATTACGTTCAACAGTGCTGCATGAGATTAAGGCGATTATATCAGCAATAGCGAGATTCGCGGCTTGTGCATGTATACTTCTGACGGACTGTCATGCCGTCTGACGAGTTTCCCAGCCTATCTCAAACAAGCAGGCACGGTGATTCCGGTGATGAGTGTGTGTGCATGTGCGTTATCCATTCCCCACTCCCCACCCCCACGCTTCCTTGACCGTTCCTCCtgttcctttcctcctACACTTCCAATTTTGAACCTGAACGTGATCCGATGATCGGCTTCTTCTAGTTGACTTCCAACTTTCAGTGAGAATTCCCTTTGATTAGTCCTTTCCCGACGTATCATTGGCTAACTAGCTACCAAAAAgacttcatcttcctctcaagCCTTGTACCTTTTCAAAATGGCAACTGCGCGGCTAAAGGATATCCGCCTGAGCGGTGACTGGTGTTTGTCTATCTCAGGGCGCACATTCCTTTGAGGATACACTTTTAGTCCAGCAACCAGCAATCAGCAGGCACTACCTAGCCCGAAAGGTGGCTTTACTGATGAAGAGTCCGGATTGCTCCATTCTTTCATGAGTAGAAGGTGATGCCGGGCGGACGATCAAGGTAAGACAGCCCGTTCTGTTTTCAACTGCCAGCTATATATGGCTTTCTCTCATgcaacttcttcctcttttaTCCTGACTCCCTCTTCCCGCATCTGTCTGCTTTCCATCCCCCACTTCACTGTATTGCCAGCGTGCGGCACCCTTGAAAAGCATGTCGTCAATTGAAGAAATTTCCAAGGCAGCCATTACGGCTGACCTGGCTAGGAACCTAACTCCTCTAATCATATCGTGAGTGTCAACTTGAAAGCATTTAACACCTACTGACCACCTTTGGAAGACTTGGCGTGGATGCGCTAATGATGGGCGTTATTGGAAACCAGTTCCTGCGGTATTTGTTAACCACAGAGCACGAGTCGGTCCATATCAAGCTCGTTATTGCACGTTTCTTCCTACCCGCCTACTTTCACTAAGATCGCTTCTCTAACTGGTGTACATGTCTGCAGTACTTCGccacagcagcagcggtTGCAACCACCTGCTTGTGAGTTAATTATTTTGGTTGCAATATCGTCTTTGGGCTAACAACATGTAGTACATGGGCAATGGAGGTGAACATGTTCGCATACAACTATGGGCAGTACGCCCAATTCACTTCTCAACACTGGTCAGCATGGTATGGCCTGCTCTGCTCCTTGACAAAGATCCCTGTGCAGGTAAGTTTCAAGCTTTGACGGCTTATAGTCAGCTCATTCACTCCTGGAAAGGCATTTTACGGCGAGAGAGCTTGGAGAATTAACAACCGGAGCGTGATCATCTCTGcaacccttctcttcaccttGTACGTTTGCTATGACTTCAATTGGGCCTAAGTAAAGGCTGATGTCCTCATCAGATCATTGTCTGCCATCGGATCTATCGGATACACTGCCCTCGATCACAGGTTGGATTTTTCTGCTGATATCAGCTATGTGAGTCCTTCTTTGTGTCTTTATCGACTCTGAGCTGACAGGAACGCAGGCGGGAACGGTGTTCTTTTACCTCTGGGTGAGTAACTTTGTATTTAATTTACAAGGTCAAAAGCATTGACTTAAATAATAGCCCACCGCCTGTATCGTTTCTGATCTAATCAACACCGGTGGTATCCTGTGGGGTCTTTACAAGTCGCGAACAGGGTGGATTGTCACCGACAAACTCATCTACAAGCTTATGAGGTGTGTACAGGTTGGAAGGTTGGAGTGTAAGCTGATAGCATGTTAAAGGATCGCCGTCGAAGCCCAGATTCCTCCTACTATCTTGTATGCCGGGATATAACCAGTAGTTGGTTTATCATCGCTCATCATGTTGACATAGTGCTTCAATCGTATTGATGGCGTGGTCTCGAGAAATGGCTTCGATCTCTACTCTCTTTATGTGAGTTTCTGGCCAAGCCAAATCTTGTACTTCCGCTGAATCCGAGTGGAAAGGATCATGCTTCCCAAGGTCTATCTCACGGGAGCCCTCAGCGTTCTCAACTCTCGTGATACTATACGCCAGAATAACTCTACTTATTACAGCAATTCTGTATGTTGTAGACACCTTCCGTCCTTGTTCTGTAACTGATAATACGCATGAAGGACTTCAACTCTGGCCAGAAGAGTAGCAGGCGTCAAGCAGATACCGGCGTCACCGTCTCAACAGATACATATGTCGAGGTTGGTCACTTGCTCTATTTTCAGCCCAATGAGAGCTAATTGACGCGTTGCTGTAGAGTCACTTCTCGTACGAAGCTCCAAAAATGGGCTTGAACCGAATCCTCGCTAAAGATCACCGACATGATTCTGTTGACGACTTGGAAGCTGGAATGTCGTTATCCGCGATTCCCGTGCAAATgtcaaaagaagaactggTCGATGATGACAAAGGCCGGGTTCACATCTAGTTATGCGAGACGTGTTTGGAATGGTCGAATAATAGAGGTTGTCGGCAATTCTTTGTAGTGAAACCTGATCTGGCAATGGAAACTTTTTATGTTGTTACTCTACTATGACATAATATAGCTCATATGGAAATGTGCATATAATTCTTTGCTTTACCCCCCTGCTGCCTGGAGTTGAacttcttgtcttttgttACGAAATAGGAGCCCCCAAAAAGCGCCACACTCAGGAATCGCCGAATGTCCGATACGGTGTCGGTGTCGTACGCGTGAAGCGATGAGCCATAACCGGGCCGTACTCATGCTTTTTCATTCAtatttcttcctcgacTAACGCTTGACAGAAAATCTACAACCACAATGGAAGACGACCGAGAAATGCGCGGCGACGAACCTATGGCCCCGGAGGCTGGAGATCGATGTGGGTCTTTTTCGGATTGGATTAGAACAAGGTTGGGTTTGGGATTGGATTGTGTTGGGTAGGGTAGAAAGAATGCGAGAACGGAAAGGACCGGAGAGGCTACCATCTTCAGGCTAGATGGTCAGCCAAAGATGTGCCAGATGGCAGGCGAATGGATATTGGGCTGGTAAAGTTAGGATGAGAAAAGATGGCGGGGATTGAAGCAGTGAGCGGAAGGGAAACGCGCAAGCGGACGTGGACACCCTGCCATCTAATCCTCAACACCGCCCCCATCCCCTTTCCCAATccacccttttcctttgtgCCTCGATTTTCGGAGTTTGGAGTTTAGAAATTGTATGGTACGGATagaaggatggaggagCTGATGGATGGATTGGATGGACGTCAGATCGAAGGGACGATCGAGATAGGAGCAGGAGCCGAGAACGCCACAGCAGCAGACGCGATGAGGACCGTTACCGAAGCGTGAGTCGACTTTCCTTTACGGGTGGTACGTTGAGGGGCCGGGCGCTGGAGCAGTAGACTTTTTCTATCCATTGTGGATTCAGGACCTAACgcaagatgacgatggggGGATGGATGTCGATGAGCAGCGTCGCAGATCTTACTCTCGTTCCCACTCGCGCTCCCGAACTCGCTCTCCTCACCGACACCGACACCGTTCCCCTTCGCGTTCTCGATCTCGTTCTCGTGACAGGCGCGACAGGGACCGCTCTCGATCCCGTGACCGTGGGGAGCGACGAAGTTACAGGGAAGACCGTCATGGTGGTGACCACCGTGGTAGCGGCCGACCTCGTTCTCCCCGACGTGGTTCAGGTAGGTATGGTGCGCCCCGACAGGACTGGGAGAAGAGTGTCGGCGGGCCTATGAACGCGCCTGCTTCCGAGGCCGAGGCTCACGCCAAGGTCAGCAAGAGAGAGAACAGGTTGTATGTGGGTAACTTGGCGTATGACTGCAATTACAAGGATCTTGCCAACTTCATGGAGCGAGGTAAGTGATATACAACGAAGCGGGCATTCTTGCTGATTTTATCTCAGGTGGTGGTAAAGTAGTATTCTCTGAGGTCCTCACCACCCCTGCTGGTCAGTCCAAGGGTTGCGGGTGAGTATTTCATGAGGAAAGTTCAATCAATTCTCATGAAAGTTACAGTATTGTCGAATTTGCCTCTCAGGAGGAAGCCCAGCGAGCCAAAGCCGAGCTCTCTGACAAGCCCTTCTTTGGTCGATCCGTCTTTATTCGAGAAGACCGTGAAGAGACTGCGCGATTCGGCGCTCCTCCCATCCCCGGCAAGATTGGTATCGCCCTTGGTGAAGCTCGTCATTTCCTTGGTAATCAGCAACCTCACGGATTCCACGGCCACGGCCCTGCTATTCCTAACAGGAATCTCTTTGTCGGTAACGTAAGTTTTCCGTCTGTGGCCTGCTGTGAATACAGTTAACCCTTTTGGTACAgcttcctctccaagctTCATGGCAAGACCTTAAGGACCTCATGCGTCAAGCTGGAGAAGTCATCCGTGCCGATATTGGTTTCAGGCCTGACGGTACTCCCAAGGGTAACGGAACAGTTGTCTTCTTGAACGCGGATGATGCCAAGGCTGCTATTGAGATGTTCAATGGCTTTGATTGGTTTGGTAATGTTCTTGAAGTCCGAGAGGTCAGTGTTCCATCTCCAGCTGGGCTGTCACTTCAATGCTCACAATTCATCGTAGGACCGATTCGCCCACGGCGGTGCTTTCCGCGGCCGAGGTGGTTTTCGAGGcgctttcttccctcgtGGCGGTTTCGGCTTCCGTGGTGGCTTCCGAGGCGGTTTCCGTGGAGGGTTCATGGGTGGGGGTATGGGCATGGGCCACATGGGCATGAATGCGGTCGCTGGTGGTGTTGGTGCCGGCGGTGCTGCAGCTGCTGGCGGTAGGAATTTCAGCAACGACCTCTATGCCGACTACAACGGACCTGAGGGCGGTGAGGGTATGGCTGTCGACCAGGTTGCGCCATCGGGTTTGGAGCCCATTCCCGCCGAGCCCAACCAGCAGATTCTCGTTCGTAACGTGAGTATCCACCTGTATCTGATCGTGTTCACGAGTTTATTAACCATGTTTCAGCTCCCGTGGTCAACATCCAACGAAGACCTCGTCGAACTGTTTGAGACCATCGGCACCGTTACCCTTGCCGAGATCCTCTATTCTGGTGGTCAAAGTAAGGGAGAAGGTATCGTTCAATTTGCGGAGACGGCAGACGCGGCGAATGCATCTGAGAAGTTTATGGGATGGCCTTATGGTGGTCGTGCTTTGGGTAAGTTCAGCCTCGACCTCAACTCAAATGTCCAGGAGCTAATGCTACGGTGAAATAGATGTGCAATTCAACCCCAGGTGGCACGAGTTCTCTGCTTCGGCTATCAAGGTTCCCCAGGCGTAATTGGCTGGAATTGAGAGGAGGTCGAGTGAAAGGATAAGTCGCTATTAGATGAAGTGGAGAAAAAGTATAGGCGATGGAAAGGTTTGGAATGCAGGATCTCTATTCATTTGTGTAGTAATTGCTATATTGTCTGCGTCGCTTCTCTGCGCCTCCTGTTTCTGCTCTATTCGGAATTCATTGCGTCTGATGACCAagaataaataaataatggATCAACCTCGCAAATTTGGGTTTGTAACCTTATCGAAGCTGGAATGAATGCTCCATCCGTAATCGGCCTGTTTTTTCGCTTGGACAATGTTTTTCAATGCTTTTCTTTCTGTATTCCtaattttcttttcccttcctggCACCATTGCCATTGGACTATTATATCTCAGACAGCGCAAGCAGCTCAGATCTGGCCTCCTCTCCAATTCAGCCCGTTGaaattcctcttctttaCGCCTACTTAGCTCATTACAAACCTACATATGCTCCAGTAGCTCATCACTTTGAACGAGTTGCATGGAATTATTATCC from Cryptococcus neoformans var. neoformans B-3501A chromosome 9, whole genome shotgun sequence carries:
- a CDS encoding hypothetical protein (HMMPfam hit to Frataxin_Cyay, Frataxin-like domain, score: 82.0, E(): 1.5e-21), with the protein product MLAAKNCLNKSLRALRPLTERSASPVIARSARASPLLRSRATSARTFVTSLPRQSQPLPPPPTSTLSHDEYEHVSERDMETLNESLEIFCEDFGNGNWEIEYSSGVLNLTLPPYGTYVLNKQPPNLQIWMSSPVSGPSRFEYINGSWVHHRKEGVKLGELLSGELKEILEKSGNEAAAGVWDGVGLP
- a CDS encoding hypothetical protein (Match to ESTs gb|CF190259.1|CF190259, gb|CF194923.1|CF194923, gb|CF189424.1|CF189424; HMMPfam hit to RRM_1, RNA recognition motif. (a.k.a. RRM, RBD, or RNP domain), score: 182.6, E(): 7.9e-52), whose protein sequence is MEDDREMRGDEPMAPEAGDRYRRDDRDRSRSRERHSSRRDEDRYRSDLTQDDDGGMDVDEQRRRSYSRSHSRSRTRSPHRHRHRSPSRSRSRSRDRRDRDRSRSRDRGERRSYREDRHGGDHRGSGRPRSPRRGSGRYGAPRQDWEKSVGGPMNAPASEAEAHAKVSKRENRLYVGNLAYDCNYKDLANFMERGGGKVVFSEVLTTPAGQSKGCGIVEFASQEEAQRAKAELSDKPFFGRSVFIREDREETARFGAPPIPGKIGIALGEARHFLGNQQPHGFHGHGPAIPNRNLFVGNLPLQASWQDLKDLMRQAGEVIRADIGFRPDGTPKGNGTVVFLNADDAKAAIEMFNGFDWFGNVLEVREDRFAHGGAFRGRGGFRGAFFPRGGFGFRGGFRGGFRGGFMGGGMGMGHMGMNAVAGGVGAGGAAAAGGRNFSNDLYADYNGPEGGEGMAVDQVAPSGLEPIPAEPNQQILVRNLPWSTSNEDLVELFETIGTVTLAEILYSGGQSKGEGIVQFAETADAANASEKFMGWPYGGRALDVQFNPRWHEFSASAIKVPQA